A stretch of DNA from Spiroplasma endosymbiont of Nebria brevicollis:
ATTTCTTAATTCACGATTTTGCGATAAAAAAATTAAGTATACTAGTTGATAAACAAGAAATATTGCTAATAATAAATAAAAACTAATAAATCACAAATTACGATTTTTCATTTTTAAAATTCTCCTTACTTTTTATTTGCTTTAAGTAAAAACTTTTTTTGTTTCTTTTCACGAATTAATTCTTGTTTTTTGATTTTATAATTTTGTTTTATCATACTACGATTAGTATAAATTTCGTAGTCTGAATTCATAAAAGTAAATTTACGACGCATAATTCAAAAGTAAACTTGAACAACCAAAATTAAAAAGATACTAATGATAATAAAGATACGGGCAACAATGGGATTAATTCAATTGTAATGAGTACTTTTTAAAATTTCTGATTGCGAAGTATAAGTTAATTGTACTTCTGAACTTAACATGATGCTAAGAATTAAAAATCAAAAGGCAATATAAAACATACGATTACTATACTTAGAAGAAATATTACTTACCTTAGGAGCAAAAGTTAATAGGAGCATACTAATTATTAATAAAAATAAACAAAGCACAGGAGTATACAATAGATTTAAAATATTATATTTAAAATCTGTCAGACTTAAATCATAAAGTTGATACTTAGCAACATTAATAGTAGCGAATAATGAAAAAATAAAACTTCATATAAAAGGTACAACACAAACTCCTAAGTAGACAAAATATGCTTTCTTTATTTTCCTTTCATAAGGGAAAAAAACTGGTTTTTTAGTTTCAAGTTTTTCTAAATCTGTCTTGTTCATTATTACACTCCTACTTTTTTTATTTTTGATTTGGCAATTCTTCAACTACTAAGATTAGCATAATAGCTGCAATAATTTCACATATCCATATAACTAATGTTATCAAAGAAAAAAATAATAATACAGGTATTGCTCAAAACACAAAACTACCACTTAAAATCAAAGTTGATAAAATTAAAGTTAAAATGGCAATGATACGAATTGAACGTTTCTTTTTCAATTTCTTAGCTGGTAACATGAAACAAATAATATCAATTAAAACTGCAATTCCTACATATGATAACGATAATGCTAATTCTAATTTATTTAATTCAAAACCTAACTTTTTACCAACAATAGCATCTACTAATAACAATATTAGAAAAATAACACTACCAGCAATATGGGCAATAGGACCCCAAAATAATAAACCACGGGCTAATTTTAATTTTTTTATTAAATCAAAACGCTTAGTCTTTTTGTTAACAGTATAATTATCTTCATTAGACTCAACAGGATTAAACGTTTGTAAATCGCTACTTAACATAAATAAGTTCTCCTTTTTTAAATAGTTTTTTCGTATTAATTATAACAAAACTATTAGACTTTATATTATTAATTTAAACATTAAAGCGGAAGTGACAAATATCACCATCTTGAAAAATATAATTTTTTCCTTCAACACGTAGTTTACCTTGATCTTTAACATTCTTCTCACTATCAAATGATATTAAATCTTGATAGTTATAAACTTCGGCTCTAATAAAACCTTTCATAAAATCAGTATGGATAATACCAGCACATTGTGGTGCTTTCATACCTTTAATAAAAGTCCAGGCATGAACTTCTTTGGGGCCTACTGTAAAGAAGGTTGCTAAGTTTAATAATTGATAAGTAGCAACAACAATTTGATTAATTCCTGAATTAGAAATATTTAATTCTTTAAACATTTCTGCTTTTTCTTCTGGTTCTAGTTCTGATAGTTCACATTCAGTTTTAGCACAAACAACAATTACTTCAATCTTTTTCTTATTCATGTATGTTTTTAATATTTCAACATATTTATTAGTTTTAGTTTCTAGATCATTCTCACCAATATTAGCAATAATAATTAATGGTTTAGCAGTTAAAAAATTATATGATTTAATCGTCTCCAAATCATCATCACTTAATCCTTGATCGCGAATAGCAATTTCTTGGTTTAACTTTTCATTAATCCTTTCTAACAATGCAACTTCAGCAATCACTTTTTTATCTCTTGTGATTTCAGCTTTTTTACGAACTTTTTCTTTTCTTTTACTAATTACTTCTTGGTCAGCAAAAATTAATTCTAATTCAATAGTTTCGAAGTCATTGATAGGGTTAATTTCACCTTCCACATGACTAACATTAGCATCATCAAAACAACGAATTACTTCACAAATTGCGTCAACAGTTCTAATATTCCCAAGGAATTCATTACCTAAACCTTCACCTTTACTAGCACCACGAACAAGGCCAGCAATATCGTGCATTTCTAAAATAGTTGGTACAATTTTTTGGGGATTAAAAATTTTAAGTAAATTTTTAAATCGTTCATCATTGACAGGAACGCTACCAACATTTGGTTTGATAGTGGCAAATGGATAGTTTTCAATTAATACTTGAGAGTTGGTAATGGCTTTAAAAAGCGTTGATTTACCAACATTAGGTAATCCAACGATACCAGCAGTTAACATATTATACACCTGTTTCTTTTTAGTTATATAATATATGGTATCATATAAAATGTAAAGATTTTAAGGGAAAAATAAAAGGGAATAAATAAAGTTTTATGGGAGGGTTAATTAAAAATAAAATAACTGATACTGAAAATATCAGTTATTTTATTTTTAACACTTATTTATAACACACCATTGTTGGCCTTACCAAATAATTGGAAAGCCTTTGGATGTCCTTTAAATTATCAAACATCAGTATCTGCTCTTTTAATAATTCAATTATTGAAAGAAAGATTATCACCCACAACACTTTTAATATTACCACATGCAAAAGAAGTGTATTCATAGAATATCTTAAGATAATTATATGAAATCATACGACCTCGTCCCCTAATAATTTTGAATGTCTTATCATCTACCTTTGTCACAATTCCAGAATTGCTTAAGTTAGGGTTTTTATACCACAAACCATTTAAAGATGTTGAAATATTATTTGTAATGATGTGTTCTTTTTTGGCATTATTGTTTATTTTTTCACTAATATAGGTACTAATATCACTTAGTTTGCTATCGTTAGAAACAAAATTATCAAAATCTGCCGGGTTTATATACATAGTTAAATTTCAACCAGTAGATAAATTAATACGACCTTGAGCAAACGTACCTTTTGAACAAAATATTGTGCCTAATGCTGTTGCTGTTTGTTCTGCCCATTTGTTTTGTGTCTGGTCAGTACGAACTTTAATAAAGTCTAAATTTATAGACTTCAATGTTAAACCAGAAATGCTTCAATCATCAATAGTAACAGGTCCATATTCATTAATATTGTCTTTATTTACTGTAATAGGGCGAGTGATTCACTTATCTAAATTAGTAGCAAATAGTGTTACATTAGATGTTAAATAATTCTTTAATAAACCAATTGCTTTATCAACTGTAGATTTACTATAAGTTTCATACATAGCTCGACTAGTTGCATAATAATTACCATTAATAACAGTATTGTTTAATACTTTTAATTCTTTATTATTAAAAACGATATTTTTAATATCTACTTTAGGATTATTAATTTTTTGCTTTACTAGTTACATCATTATCACTAGAAACAGTAACTTTTAATTCTGCAATAAAATCTTTTAAAGTTTTTTGAAAATTAAAAGTAACAGCTTTACTTAAATCAGAACCTTGATTGTCAAAGTACATCTCGTATGATTGAGTAATATCGCTAGTAATGGTTCGGTATTTTCACCTAAACATGTGAAATTTAACTTTAAATCAGCAGTAATATGATACCAATCAGTAACACCATAATCTTCTTTCGCATCAAAACCTTGACCAAAATCATTATTCTTTCATTCAAATTGTTTGTTAGTCAATAGTTTATCTAAGCCATCGGTATTTATTGTTAAAATATCGTTGGGATTAATGCCATTAAATAATGGTTTTAATTCTGGATATTTTGTTACTAGGTTATTACTAATATTTTTAACTTGCTCTGTTAGAACTTCTAAGAAACCAGTAACTGTTTCTGAACTATCATTTCGATTAATAACTGTATCTGATATTTGACCAATTTTTTCTAAATATTTCATAATTTTATCACCATTTGTGATATCACCAACTGTTCGTAGATTTTGTCCGTCATTAACCAAATTTGCAAACTCAGTTTGAATTTTTTCTTTGGCAGTTGCTGATAGGGGTTCGTCAGTGACATCTGGCGCTTTAGTATCCCCACAGGCAATCACAATTATATATATATATATATATATATAATTGTATACTTATAGTGTTAAATATGCTTATTTTATCCAACATAGAGATGACCCTATCCAACTTTACCTATGTAATTATTAGAAACCTTCTTTAACAAAACTACAATAATGAGAGTAAAAGTGTGTGAAATAGAATTGTTGATGCAACTGATAAAAATAAATGGACATAAAGTTAACTAAGGAAACTTGTCTTCTTAATAGAATAATTTATAGGCAAATCTTTTACTCTATTCCAAAATAAGTCTCATTTTATAGTTTTCAATGTGTTATAATTGATGAGAGATTAAAAGATTTTTTATTTTCACTAGGAGGTAAATTATGAAAAATAAATACCGCAAAGACCATAACCATAACCTACCAACGAAAATGGCAATTATTCTTGGTGCCAACAAAATCGTGGTTGGAATCTCAATTCTATTCGCTTGTATTATGCTACTCGTTATCCATGCTAATGTAAATCATTTATTACCCGCATTATTCAGCAAACAACCATTTTAATCATAAAACTGGTATTAACTTTTAAAAGTTAATACCAGTTTTTAATATTTATATTAGTTTTAAAAATTTTAAAATACGATTTAAATCATTATTATTAAGATAAGTAATCACTAATTGGTTATTTTTAATTTTAACACGTGTATTTAAAGTTCTAGTTAAATTTCTTTCTAAATCTAATAAATGAATATCATCATTTTTATGTTTATTCTTACCTTTATTCATACTTACTTGTTGCATTTTAACAACATTTTCAACTTTACGGACACTTCATTGGTCAGTTAATGCCTGCTTGGCAATACTTAACATTAATTGAACATTAGTTCCTAAACTTAGTAATGGTTTTACATGTCCCATTGTTAATTCATTACGTTGTACCATTTGTAAAATTTCAGCTGGTAATTGTAAAATTCGTAAAGTATTTGCAATATGACTACGTGATTTATTAACTTTTTGTGCTAATTGGTCTTGTGTTCACTTCATTTTACTAATTAATGTTTGATAAGCTTGTGCTTCTTCAAAGGCATTTAAATCAACTCTTTGAATATTTTCAATTAAAGCAAATTCCATTAATTGTTGGTCAGTTGCTTCAATCATAATAGCAGGAATTGTTTCTAATCCTGCTAATTTTGCAGCCTTAGTTCGTCTTTCACCAGCTACTAATTGATAAATACCATCTGTTAAAGTTTTTTTAACAATAATCGGTTGAATTAAGCCATGTTCTTTAATTGATTGACTTAGTTCTAGGATTTCTTGATTGTTAAATATCATCCGTGGTTGATAAGGATTAGGAACAATTTTGCTTAATAAAATAGTTTGCGCATAAAAATTGGCCATTTCTGGTGAACTTTCAATATTAGTTATTAATTCTGTTAAACCTTCACCAAAAATAGAAGATAAACCTTTAGTTGAAATACGATTTTTTTTCTCATTACTCATTTTTTAACACCTCATTAACTAAATTTTTATATGCTATTGCTCCAACACATTTCGGACGATAAGTGAAAATATTTTTACCATGACTAGGCGCTTCACTTAATGTCACATTACGTGGAATGTAACATTTATAAACTTTTTCACGAAAGTTCTTTTCAATTTCTTTTATAACTTCCACTGAGGATGTCGTCCTAATATTAACCATGGTTAATAAAATTCCTTCAATTTCCAAATTTGGATTAAATAGTTGTTGTACCAATCTAATAGTTGATAATAACTGCACTAATCCTCCTAAAGCATAGAACTCAGCTTGTAAGGGAATAATAACTGAATTAGCAGCAGCTAATGCATTACGATTAACTAATCCTAAACTGGGAGGGCAATCAATAATAATATAATCATAATTATTTTTAATGGGCGCTAATTTTTCTAATAAAATATTGCGTTTATTACGTGATTGTTCTAATAGGAAAATTTCAGCACCAGCTAGGGAAATTGTAGAAGGCAGTAAGTCAACACCTTGACAAACATTGACTTTAATTACTTTTTCAATTTTAACATCATGGACTAAAACATCATAAATATCTTCTTCAATCGTGTCACCAGCAAAACCCATTGAGATGGTAGCACTACCTTGCGGATCTAAATCAATTAACAATACTTTCTTATTTTCTCTGCCAATACCAGCAGCTAAATTAGTAGCAGTGGTAGTTTTTCCAACTCCACCTTTTTGGTTAGCAACTGCAATAATTTTTCCCATAAATTCTACCTTTCTAAACCCAATTATTAATATTTTAATTTAAGTAGTACTATTTAAGTTTAACATTAAATTAAATTAATATTCTTTACAAAGGTTTATTTTTAATTTGTTGGTAGGTTCTTGGATATTTTAAGGCACATAATTTACATTTTTGACAGTGGACTAATGTTCTTTGACCATAATCATTTGGTAGTTGATAAGTAAATTGATTAACTACTTTGGCACCCATAGTTTTAATGCTGTTTTGGGAAAGAGTTAATTCTTCATCAACTTTTAAACCTTTATAGGCAATAAATAAACCATCGATTTTTACTAATGCTAAGCATAGTTCACTTAAAATATTTAGTGATGCTAAAGCTCTTGCTGTAACAATATCAAACGTTTCACGATATTGGTGAGCAAATACTTCTGCTCTTTGATTAACAATATGAACGTTTTCTAATTTTAATAGCGTTACTACTTGTTGTAAGAATTGACATTTTTTACTATTAGATTCAACTATTGTTAATTGTAAATCAGGAAAGCAAATTTTTAGAATAATACCAGGGATACCAGCACCACTACCAACATCACAAAGATTTTGGTCTGTTAAAATTATGTCATTAGTAATTAAAAGGGCATCATAAAAATGTTTGTAATAAACATCAATTTCTTTAGTGATAGTAGTTAAGTTGTATTTTTTATTTTCAGAAATTAAGATTTCGTAATATTGTTTTAATTGCTGTTCCATGATTGGAGTTAGGGTTAGGTTATTTAGACCTGCTGTTCAGTTGTTCATTGGTTACTCCTTTGGTCTGATTAATTATTTAAATAGTTTTTCTAAAACTCCATTTTCTAAATCAAGTAAAGTATAAAAGTTTTCTATTTCATCATATGCTTCTCTTAGATTAGGTTTAGATGTCTTTCAACCTATACCATCAGTTATTCACACAAATGTTATGTTATCCAATTTACTAATAGTTTTAGATAGCGTTTTAAATCTTGAAGCTTCACTATTTAATTTTGAACCACCAGCATTATAAAAATTAACTTCTATTAAAAATAAACATTCTTTTGTTTTAACAACAAAATCAAATTTTTTTCTGCTTCTTTATTATTTTTATCTACTAATAACTTATCTATAGCTATTCCATATTTATTAGCAATATCTATTTTCTTAATTTTATTAAAAAATTCAACATAATTTGTTTTTTTAATAAAATTTTCTACTATCTTTTCCATAATAAAACCAGTTCTATTTTTTCTTGCATGAGAATCTAAACCGACAGTAATACCTGTAACATAATCTACTAAGTTATTTGATTTATTTGAAAATAACAAAATCAAATAACTTAGTTTTTTTCATAAAATTAACATATTCATTATTTGACATACTTTTTGTTTTAAAATTATATGTTATTAAGTATTGATCAATAACTGGTATATCAAATTTTGTAACTGCTAATAATAATGGAAGAACTGAAATTACTTTCGGATAATCATTAATAATTTTTATAAAATCTTTTTCGATATTTTTTTGAACCAATTAGTGAATTTAAATATTGGGCGAATAAAATATACGTATAGATACTTTCAATGAGAGAAATATATCTTTAATTGTTAGTGTAATTATACCATATATTATCATTCTTGTAAACAATAATATCACTTTAATTTTACTATTTTAATCTAAAAATTCCTAACTATTTAGGTAAATATTTATTTAATTTTATATTAACTAAAAACTAATATTTTGTTTATTAAGATATGCTACTCTTGCATTTAACATATTAATAAATGTTTTAGAATTATATGCTTTTGCACCATTTCCTTTTAATGACTTTACTAAATGAAAAACAGTACTTTCAGCATAACAACCAATATTTCAATCTGCTCCTTGATTAATAATACCTTGAGTATTATTTTTAAAATAATTAAATGTTTTTTCATCAACATTATTTTCTAAAATATTAATAAATTGATTATAATTACCGTTTTTAAAAGAAGCAGATGAATCTATATACTTAGTTCAATCAGTAGATTCTTTTTTCTTTCCCCTTTTACCAACAAATGATTTTCAAAGATAACTAAAAGCATGAAATTTATCTAATATATAATAACCACCTAATAATTTAGCCATTGCTCTTATTGATAATGCACCATCACCTGCAATTATTAAATTAAGATTTTGAGATTCTAAATCTTTTAAACTATTTATTTTAATATCATAATTATTATTAATAGTTTCAAAAACAAAATTATATACTTTATCTTGTGACATATTATCATCATTTTTATATAATAAAAATGCTGTTGTTTTATTTAATAATTTATTTCTATTTTTACTAATATTAATTTTATGAGTATAAAGATTAAAAATTTTAATACAATGTTTTTCTATTATTCCATAATCATTTCTTAAAAATTCATAACAATCATCAATATCAATATGAAGTTTTTGATTATCTAATACTTTAATTTTTTCTTTTAAAGGTTGAATAGTAAATTTACTATTTTTTATTATATTACTAATAGTTTGATTTGAAATAGGACAATCGGGTAACATATCTTAAACTAAATTAAAAGAATATGAAACTAAAATTAATAGTTATGAAGAGCAACAATTATTTTCTAATATTAAAGATACTAAAAAAGTAAATTTAATTAAAAATTTAATGAGTACTGATAATTATAAATCTTTATCTAAACAAGAAGCATTTAATAAAATAAATGAAGATTATAAAGAATTTCTTATTGATAAAATATCAGAATCTTTTAAACAAGAAAATAAACCTAATACAAATGATTTTAATCCTAAAACTCTTTTAGATTTACATACAAATAGTATTAATCCAGAAGAATTAGAAAGAAAATTAAATGAAAAAGCAAAAACTACAGGTATTACTGACCCTAACGAATTAGAAAAACTTGTAAATTTAGCAAGAGGAAATGCACTTAAATCTATTAAATAGAAAGAGGATAAAATGGCAATTCCACAAATACCTAAAGCATTTATTATTGGTGGTAATACACCTACTGAAAATGCTGTTTTAAGTGTACTTGAAGCACAAGTTCGTGGTGAATTAACTGCTGAAATAAGTACTTTATTTATGAGAAATACTGTTACTGCTGACCAAATAGCAAATATTAGTGGTGTCGCAATGGCAATATATAGAGCAACAGTTCGTGTATTATGAGGTTCAACATGAGATGAATTTACTGGTACTAAAAGACAAAAAGGAACAGTTAAAACAACAACATTAATTATTGATAAAGAATTAACAATTGATTTTAATATTCCAGAATTTCATATTGAAAGATTTATGACTTCACCAGCAAATGTAGCAACTCAAATTGTTTCAAATTGAACAAGTTCATTTATGAGAAATTTAAGAGAAAATTTTGAATTAATATTTTTACAAGGTACCAAAGATTATGTAATTGCTAAATCATTAGTATTACCTTTAAATTTAAATAATATGACTAAAGAACAAGCATTAAATGCTTATTATATAATTGGAGAAAGAAATAATAAATTAATTAAAAAAGTAGATGATATTACGGTTGGTATTAATAAAGCAGATTTAACTGGTGCTTGTGGTATTGATAGTAGTTTTAATTTGGCAAAAGCATTTACATTATTAAATTATGGTCAAATTGCTGCAAATACTTTAGCAACTGGTAAAAGATATACAAATCAAATTATGGGTATGGAATTTTATGAAAGTTTTTATTTAGAACAAGATTTTATTCATGATACAGTTTCTGGTATGCATTTAGAAAAAGATTATAATTTATTAAATTTATTTGGTGTAGTTTATAACAGATATATGTGAGGTATGCCTATTTCATTTACAAAAGTAAGAAATAAATTAGATAATGCAACAGATAATATTCGTATTATTGGGAAAGCATTATATGCATTACCAAGTGCAATTAGACCAGATTTAATGTATATTATTCAAGAAAAAATGCCAACAATTGATGAAATTAAAACAGCAAGAGCAAAAAATTATAAAACAGACCCAACTAATGTTAATGCTACTTATCAATCAACAGATTATGATAATATGAATATTTTAGATTTACAAAATATAATTTATTATAAAGATTTAGGAAACATTACTATTGCTAGTGATAATCCTACTAGTGATGAATTAGATATAGCAATAGTAAAAATAGGTAATGTTGGATTTGAACCTAAAAAAGCAACATATACTAATATTACTAATACAAGTGCAACTATGACTGGTGATAATAAAGAATATTATGGAACAGTTAAATTAACATTTACTAAGGCTTAAATTATGGAATTTATATATAAATATTTTAATGATAAATCACATATTATTATAAATTCCCCAAAACCAGAAGATTTAAATAGCTCACAAGATATATTAGCAATATTACTTT
This window harbors:
- the ychF gene encoding redox-regulated ATPase YchF — translated: MLTAGIVGLPNVGKSTLFKAITNSQVLIENYPFATIKPNVGSVPVNDERFKNLLKIFNPQKIVPTILEMHDIAGLVRGASKGEGLGNEFLGNIRTVDAICEVIRCFDDANVSHVEGEINPINDFETIELELIFADQEVISKRKEKVRKKAEITRDKKVIAEVALLERINEKLNQEIAIRDQGLSDDDLETIKSYNFLTAKPLIIIANIGENDLETKTNKYVEILKTYMNKKKIEVIVVCAKTECELSELEPEEKAEMFKELNISNSGINQIVVATYQLLNLATFFTVGPKEVHAWTFIKGMKAPQCAGIIHTDFMKGFIRAEVYNYQDLISFDSEKNVKDQGKLRVEGKNYIFQDGDICHFRFNV
- a CDS encoding ParB/RepB/Spo0J family partition protein, with translation MSNEKKNRISTKGLSSIFGEGLTELITNIESSPEMANFYAQTILLSKIVPNPYQPRMIFNNQEILELSQSIKEHGLIQPIIVKKTLTDGIYQLVAGERRTKAAKLAGLETIPAIMIEATDQQLMEFALIENIQRVDLNAFEEAQAYQTLISKMKWTQDQLAQKVNKSRSHIANTLRILQLPAEILQMVQRNELTMGHVKPLLSLGTNVQLMLSIAKQALTDQWSVRKVENVVKMQQVSMNKGKNKHKNDDIHLLDLERNLTRTLNTRVKIKNNQLVITYLNNNDLNRILKFLKLI
- a CDS encoding AAA family ATPase — encoded protein: MGKIIAVANQKGGVGKTTTATNLAAGIGRENKKVLLIDLDPQGSATISMGFAGDTIEEDIYDVLVHDVKIEKVIKVNVCQGVDLLPSTISLAGAEIFLLEQSRNKRNILLEKLAPIKNNYDYIIIDCPPSLGLVNRNALAAANSVIIPLQAEFYALGGLVQLLSTIRLVQQLFNPNLEIEGILLTMVNIRTTSSVEVIKEIEKNFREKVYKCYIPRNVTLSEAPSHGKNIFTYRPKCVGAIAYKNLVNEVLKNE
- the rsmG gene encoding 16S rRNA (guanine(527)-N(7))-methyltransferase RsmG, producing the protein MNNWTAGLNNLTLTPIMEQQLKQYYEILISENKKYNLTTITKEIDVYYKHFYDALLITNDIILTDQNLCDVGSGAGIPGIILKICFPDLQLTIVESNSKKCQFLQQVVTLLKLENVHIVNQRAEVFAHQYRETFDIVTARALASLNILSELCLALVKIDGLFIAYKGLKVDEELTLSQNSIKTMGAKVVNQFTYQLPNDYGQRTLVHCQKCKLCALKYPRTYQQIKNKPL
- a CDS encoding DpnII family type II restriction endonuclease, with the protein product MFLIEVNFYNAGGSKLNSEASRFKTLSKTISKLDNITFVWITDGIGWKTSKPNLREAYDEIENFYTLLDLENGVLEKLFK
- a CDS encoding DpnII family type II restriction endonuclease, coding for MILLFSNKSNNLVDYVTGITVGLDSHARKNRTGFIMEKIVENFIKKTNYVEFFNKIKKIDIANKYGIAIDKLLVDKNNKEAEKNLILLLKQKNVYF
- a CDS encoding DpnII family type II restriction endonuclease; protein product: MVQKNIEKDFIKIINDYPKVISVLPLLLAVTKFDIPVIDQYLITYNFKTKSMSNNEYVNFMKKTKLFDFVIFK
- a CDS encoding Mbov_0401 family ICE element transposase-like protein, encoding MLPDCPISNQTISNIIKNSKFTIQPLKEKIKVLDNQKLHIDIDDCYEFLRNDYGIIEKHCIKIFNLYTHKINISKNRNKLLNKTTAFLLYKNDDNMSQDKVYNFVFETINNNYDIKINSLKDLESQNLNLIIAGDGALSIRAMAKLLGGYYILDKFHAFSYLWKSFVGKRGKKKESTDWTKYIDSSASFKNGNYNQFINILENNVDEKTFNYFKNNTQGIINQGADWNIGCYAESTVFHLVKSLKGNGAKAYNSKTFINMLNARVAYLNKQNISF